In one window of Micromonospora cathayae DNA:
- a CDS encoding non-ribosomal peptide synthetase, producing the protein MAESLVDRFAATRSRHPHRIAVVDDDRKLTYRELDTAADRVAARLRQLGVGRGDLVGVCAERGVDLVVLLLGVLKAGAAYLPLDPTYPKARLEYLVTDSACRLIVGVGSFGALFAGTGTQYLDPTTAASATAESPTTAASATAAPDTVAADADVPDGTGPGPDDLAYVIYTSGSTGRPKGVMVSHRNVTRLFDATRALFRPGPEDVWTLFHSFAFDFSVWEIWGALLHGGQLVVVPYLTSRDPGRFWELLRRHGVTILNQTPSAFRTLLDAAGTAGFPATSLRFVVFGGERLDPPVLRPWFAAYGDRRPELVNMYGITETTVHVTARIIRESDTGRDRSPIGRPIADLRLHLLDRQGRPVAPGERGELYVAGPGVARGYLRRPALTAQRFLPDPDGPPGARMYHSGDLASVAPDGELVIHGRADDQIQFRGFRIELGEVEHALRAVPGVRHGVVVPEDDGDDLRLVAYVVTDDGATPDVRAALAEQLPAHAVPAETRLVASLPLTANGKVDRSALADVWAAGLPSGNQQRLLFLTELAPESNVAYTIPAVVRLVGDLDLPALSAAVDDLVARHPALRTGLVSTPGGVVTVGVPASGGLLRTIRVPDEETALARARELIRTPFDLTRPPLLRALLVTLAADVHLLVLAVHHVVADGWSLGVLAGDLSACYAARRDGTDPPPSRDRGPGDFVRWHRRQAADGALAAGLEYWRNTLRGVPTVLELPGDHPRADRPRYTGGRTTLLCPPALVRRVTALARAEGVTPYAVLLSCFAAQVARTTGRTDMVIGSPAAGRPGPAFDGTVGYFANTLPLRLRPAAGASLRALLRPVHEQVLRGLEHQYVPFDQIVAAVDPVRDPARQPLVQVVFGYHGPHRFAPRLPGLRSSRVVAVDPGTTRFDLLVEAVDTEDGLLVAAEYDSGRYQPETAASFLAGYLDLLTEAVLDPDRPLPRDTAPVPVGSPETPADLPSGPAEHPGSELERRIATLYGEVLHAAVVGREDNFFALGGDSIRVLRLVAAARDRGLPLGVEQVFRTPTVAALAASLAPAGEPPTPDGVSGVPQGHVDPLTDADRQALPPDVTAAYPMAALQVGIIFHCQLAEDPTLYHDLVSVRLAGRLDPVRLRRALAVLAGRHEVLRTSLDLGSYSVPLQLVHEEVTVPLEFVAADPAAGSPRAALRAWWRGQWQRGFDPATAPLWRCHVLTHPDGTVDLAVSACHAILDGWSFATLMAELLRLLDDTDGGATLPPTVPYREFVALEQRSIAAERDRGYWRSRVAGVATALPGPTGPAAEYLPAEPAVAEPPLDPDVLTVVPADLAASVTALARELGAQTKHVYLAAHFEALGELWGVGEVSSGVVVSGRPERSGAEHSLGVFLNTVPVTVPVAGTSGAVLVTALSRLESEYLPHRRFPLAEMQRMAGGPLHRVRVNFADFHVLDTLTGLRRFRILDWWSCDRNEIPLSVEVTRQPMSDAVEIAVRVGAGVSARDGERFAELMVAALRRSTAGVAEVTGRV; encoded by the coding sequence ATGGCTGAGTCACTGGTGGACCGGTTCGCCGCGACCCGGTCGCGTCACCCGCACCGGATCGCGGTGGTCGACGATGACCGGAAGCTGACCTACCGGGAACTGGACACCGCCGCCGACCGCGTCGCGGCCCGGCTGCGGCAACTCGGCGTGGGCCGGGGGGACCTGGTCGGGGTCTGCGCGGAACGCGGCGTCGACCTGGTCGTACTGCTGCTCGGCGTGCTGAAGGCCGGGGCCGCCTACCTGCCGCTCGACCCGACCTATCCGAAGGCCAGGCTGGAGTACCTGGTCACCGACTCGGCCTGCCGGCTGATCGTCGGGGTCGGTTCCTTCGGTGCCCTGTTCGCCGGCACCGGCACCCAATACCTCGACCCGACCACCGCAGCGTCCGCCACCGCAGAATCCCCGACCACCGCAGCGTCCGCGACCGCAGCGCCGGACACCGTGGCGGCGGACGCCGACGTGCCGGACGGTACCGGTCCGGGACCCGACGACCTCGCCTACGTGATCTACACGTCCGGATCCACCGGCCGCCCCAAGGGCGTCATGGTGAGCCACCGGAACGTCACCCGACTGTTCGACGCGACCCGGGCCCTGTTCCGGCCCGGACCGGAGGACGTGTGGACGCTGTTCCACTCGTTCGCCTTCGACTTCTCGGTCTGGGAGATCTGGGGCGCCCTCCTGCACGGCGGGCAGTTGGTCGTCGTCCCGTACCTCACCTCCCGAGACCCGGGCCGCTTCTGGGAGCTGCTCCGGCGGCACGGCGTGACGATCCTCAACCAGACCCCGTCGGCGTTCCGGACGCTGCTCGACGCGGCCGGCACCGCCGGGTTCCCGGCCACGTCGCTCCGGTTCGTGGTGTTCGGCGGCGAGCGCCTCGACCCACCGGTGCTGCGGCCCTGGTTTGCCGCGTACGGCGACCGGCGGCCGGAACTCGTCAACATGTACGGCATCACCGAGACGACCGTGCACGTGACGGCCCGGATCATCCGCGAGTCGGACACCGGCCGGGACCGCAGCCCGATCGGCCGGCCCATCGCCGACCTGCGGCTGCACCTGCTCGACCGGCAGGGGCGGCCGGTGGCCCCGGGCGAACGGGGCGAGCTGTACGTGGCGGGGCCCGGGGTGGCCCGGGGCTACCTGCGTCGTCCGGCGCTGACCGCGCAGCGGTTCCTGCCCGACCCGGACGGGCCGCCCGGTGCCCGGATGTACCACAGCGGTGACCTGGCCTCGGTGGCCCCGGACGGCGAGCTGGTCATCCACGGGCGGGCCGACGACCAGATCCAGTTCCGTGGCTTCCGCATCGAACTCGGCGAGGTCGAACACGCCCTCCGGGCGGTCCCCGGGGTACGGCACGGTGTCGTGGTGCCCGAGGACGACGGCGACGACCTGCGACTGGTCGCCTACGTGGTCACCGACGACGGCGCGACACCGGACGTCCGCGCGGCACTGGCGGAGCAACTCCCGGCCCACGCGGTACCCGCCGAGACCCGGCTGGTGGCGAGCCTTCCGCTGACCGCCAACGGCAAGGTGGACCGGTCGGCCCTCGCCGACGTGTGGGCGGCCGGGCTGCCGTCCGGCAACCAGCAACGCCTGCTCTTCCTGACCGAGCTGGCCCCGGAGTCGAACGTCGCCTACACCATCCCCGCCGTGGTACGCCTCGTCGGCGACCTGGACCTGCCGGCACTGTCCGCAGCCGTGGACGATCTCGTGGCCCGGCATCCCGCGCTCCGTACCGGGCTGGTCAGCACCCCCGGCGGCGTGGTCACGGTCGGCGTGCCGGCGTCGGGCGGTCTGCTGCGGACGATCCGGGTGCCGGACGAGGAGACGGCGCTGGCCCGTGCCCGTGAGCTGATCCGGACGCCGTTCGACCTGACCCGTCCGCCGCTGCTCCGGGCCCTGCTCGTCACCCTCGCCGCCGACGTCCACCTGCTCGTCCTCGCGGTGCACCACGTGGTGGCCGACGGGTGGTCACTCGGTGTGCTGGCCGGCGACCTGTCGGCCTGCTACGCCGCCCGGCGCGACGGCACCGACCCGCCACCGTCCCGGGACCGTGGCCCCGGTGACTTCGTACGCTGGCACCGCCGGCAGGCTGCGGACGGTGCCCTGGCCGCCGGGCTGGAGTACTGGCGGAACACCCTGCGGGGCGTCCCGACGGTGCTGGAACTGCCCGGCGACCACCCGCGTGCGGACCGGCCCCGGTACACCGGTGGGCGGACCACCCTGCTGTGCCCGCCGGCCCTGGTGCGCCGGGTGACCGCGCTGGCCCGCGCCGAGGGTGTCACACCGTACGCGGTCCTGCTGAGCTGCTTCGCGGCGCAGGTAGCCCGGACGACCGGCCGCACCGACATGGTGATCGGCTCGCCGGCGGCCGGCCGGCCCGGCCCGGCGTTCGACGGGACGGTCGGCTACTTCGCCAACACGCTGCCGTTGCGGCTCCGGCCGGCGGCCGGAGCGTCGCTGCGGGCACTGCTGCGTCCGGTACACGAGCAGGTCCTGCGTGGTCTGGAACACCAGTACGTGCCGTTCGACCAGATCGTCGCCGCGGTGGATCCGGTCCGTGACCCGGCCCGCCAGCCGCTGGTCCAGGTGGTGTTCGGGTACCACGGCCCGCACCGTTTCGCGCCGCGGCTGCCCGGTCTGCGCAGCAGCCGGGTGGTGGCGGTCGATCCCGGCACCACCCGGTTCGACCTGCTCGTCGAGGCGGTCGACACCGAGGACGGGCTGCTGGTCGCGGCCGAGTACGACAGCGGCCGGTACCAGCCGGAGACGGCGGCGTCGTTCCTCGCCGGCTACCTGGACCTGCTGACCGAGGCCGTGCTCGATCCGGACCGGCCGCTGCCCCGGGACACCGCGCCGGTTCCGGTCGGGTCACCGGAGACACCGGCCGACCTGCCGTCCGGCCCCGCCGAACACCCCGGCTCCGAACTCGAACGGCGGATCGCCACCCTGTACGGCGAGGTGCTGCACGCGGCGGTGGTCGGCCGGGAGGACAACTTCTTCGCCCTGGGTGGGGATTCCATCCGGGTGCTCCGGCTCGTCGCGGCGGCCCGGGACCGTGGGCTGCCGCTCGGGGTGGAGCAGGTGTTCCGTACCCCGACGGTGGCCGCGCTCGCGGCGAGCCTGGCACCGGCCGGGGAACCGCCGACGCCCGACGGGGTGTCCGGTGTGCCGCAGGGTCACGTCGACCCGCTGACCGACGCGGACCGGCAGGCCCTGCCCCCGGACGTCACCGCCGCGTACCCGATGGCGGCCCTCCAGGTGGGGATCATCTTCCACTGCCAGCTCGCCGAGGACCCGACGCTGTACCACGACCTGGTCAGCGTGCGGCTGGCCGGCCGGCTCGATCCGGTCCGGCTGCGTCGGGCCCTGGCTGTCCTCGCCGGGCGGCACGAGGTGCTGCGGACCTCGCTCGACCTGGGGTCGTACTCGGTTCCGCTGCAACTCGTGCACGAGGAGGTCACCGTCCCGCTGGAGTTCGTGGCGGCCGATCCGGCGGCCGGGTCGCCCCGCGCCGCGTTGCGGGCCTGGTGGCGCGGGCAGTGGCAGCGCGGGTTCGATCCGGCCACCGCCCCGCTGTGGCGGTGTCACGTGCTGACCCATCCGGACGGCACCGTCGACCTGGCCGTGTCGGCGTGTCACGCCATCCTGGACGGCTGGAGCTTCGCGACCCTGATGGCCGAGCTGCTCCGGTTGCTCGACGACACCGACGGTGGGGCGACGCTGCCGCCGACCGTGCCGTACCGGGAGTTCGTCGCGCTGGAGCAGCGGAGCATCGCCGCGGAGCGGGACCGTGGCTACTGGCGGTCGAGGGTGGCCGGGGTGGCCACCGCGTTGCCGGGTCCGACCGGGCCGGCGGCGGAGTACCTCCCGGCGGAGCCCGCAGTGGCGGAGCCCCCGCTCGACCCGGACGTGCTGACCGTCGTCCCGGCCGATCTGGCCGCGTCCGTCACGGCGCTGGCCCGGGAACTCGGTGCCCAGACCAAGCACGTCTACCTGGCAGCCCACTTCGAGGCCCTCGGTGAGCTGTGGGGGGTGGGCGAGGTGTCGTCCGGTGTGGTGGTGAGCGGTCGTCCCGAACGGTCCGGGGCGGAGCACTCGCTGGGGGTCTTCCTCAACACCGTTCCGGTGACCGTCCCGGTGGCCGGGACGTCCGGTGCCGTGCTGGTCACGGCCCTGAGCCGGTTGGAGAGCGAGTACCTGCCGCACCGCCGGTTCCCGTTGGCCGAGATGCAGCGGATGGCGGGCGGCCCGCTGCACCGGGTGCGGGTGAACTTCGCCGACTTCCACGTGCTGGACACCCTCACCGGGCTGCGCCGCTTCCGGATCCTGGACTGGTGGTCGTGTGACCGTAACGAGATTCCGCTCTCGGTCGAGGTGACCCGCCAGCCGATGAGCGACGCGGTGGAGATCGCGGTCCGGGTCGGTGCCGGGGTGTCGGCGCGCGACGGGGAACGGTTCGCCGAGCTGATGGTCGCGGCGCTGCGGCGTAGTACCGCGGGGGTGGCAGAGGTGACCGGAAGGGTCTGA
- a CDS encoding thioesterase II family protein, translated as MTGAGMVADRRWVRGGSGTASRHLVLLPHAGAGASAFFSWLAARDHDVEHYAVQYPGRGSRLDEEPPASIPELARDTLITLDRVGAGPVVLLGHSMGGLVALETAHLLSRDGRPPAALVVTGCAPPHTPRTDLPDTFDDDALADWLRHSGGTAAEVLDEPQLLRLILPALRADLAAIVGYRPAARPPLTCPIIAMAGTGERTLDRATLAGWREYTTGPCHLHAYRGGHFALYQQRDRVLNLVRTLVGTGPADRPATETDHG; from the coding sequence GTGACCGGCGCGGGCATGGTGGCCGACCGTCGCTGGGTGCGCGGCGGCAGCGGGACCGCGTCCCGGCACCTCGTGCTCCTCCCGCACGCGGGTGCCGGCGCGTCCGCGTTCTTCTCCTGGTTGGCGGCGCGTGACCACGACGTCGAGCACTACGCGGTGCAGTACCCCGGCCGGGGCAGCCGGCTTGACGAGGAACCGCCGGCCAGCATCCCCGAACTCGCCCGGGACACGCTCATCACGCTCGACCGGGTCGGTGCCGGCCCGGTCGTGCTGCTCGGGCACAGCATGGGCGGACTGGTGGCCCTGGAGACCGCCCACCTGCTGTCCCGGGACGGCCGGCCACCCGCCGCCCTGGTCGTCACCGGCTGTGCGCCACCGCACACGCCACGTACCGACCTGCCGGACACGTTCGACGACGACGCGCTCGCGGACTGGCTGCGGCACAGCGGTGGTACCGCCGCCGAGGTGCTCGACGAGCCGCAGCTGCTCCGCCTGATCCTGCCCGCCCTGCGGGCCGACCTCGCCGCGATCGTCGGCTACCGGCCGGCTGCCCGGCCCCCGCTGACCTGCCCGATCATCGCCATGGCGGGCACCGGGGAACGGACACTCGACCGGGCCACCCTGGCCGGCTGGCGAGAGTACACCACCGGGCCGTGCCACCTCCACGCGTACCGTGGCGGCCACTTCGCCCTGTACCAGCAGCGGGACCGGGTGTTGAACCTGGTGCGGACCCTGGTGGGGACCGGGCCGGCCGACCGCCCGGCGACGGAGACCGACCATGGCTGA
- a CDS encoding fibronectin type III domain-containing protein, with protein MSPKLIRGLAAFALALGPVAVFTEPASAAPVCDVPEPPPVCGGGDNDQENAWVKLTSATRVPAGVQVKGSAGDPDATTSVQVIARISGVEVARFSVAAGSAFVRTVPARYGDDVCLTAVNQGAGVNGTVCRGLAVRFDPFGSFDELSPGPSGLRVRGWAIDPDTAVPVTVQIRVNGRLYDAPVASLTRTDVAASYPAYGGDHGFDLLVPAARGDHTVCVTALNVGAGTATALPCRTVTQGGAPVIDHFLVRAPDYPTPRMEVDVRVGTRDATQVSVWRGPTPNGPWTDWPTPHSTWTNPAGYWEMDLTVNWGTTYCYLATAYNAYGSHTPPAVCATTWAGAYPQPARVGVTGVSDTSMMLSWDDVAMGETEWRLVRSGVPDVVLAGTPGTGRMSHLVTGLQPGTQYCFLLGARSPGWAANPYFFCQWTAKAAADPTTLQGVATMNLWNCDPRGRGGTVWMTDAYGRWVRQGALPNSLVAGACGPATSAPAARVTLPGGRTTTVAVVVVDGRYCLADDPYDANCRIWQTPPTPGDPKGITENRLLLG; from the coding sequence GTGTCACCCAAACTGATCCGCGGCCTCGCCGCGTTCGCGCTGGCCCTCGGGCCGGTCGCCGTGTTCACGGAGCCTGCCTCGGCGGCGCCCGTGTGTGATGTCCCCGAGCCGCCTCCGGTGTGCGGCGGCGGGGACAACGACCAGGAGAACGCCTGGGTCAAGCTCACCTCGGCCACCCGGGTGCCGGCCGGTGTGCAGGTCAAGGGCAGCGCCGGTGACCCGGACGCCACCACGTCGGTCCAGGTGATCGCCCGGATCTCCGGAGTGGAGGTGGCCCGGTTCAGCGTCGCCGCCGGCTCGGCCTTCGTCCGGACCGTCCCCGCCCGGTACGGGGACGACGTCTGCCTCACCGCCGTCAACCAGGGGGCCGGCGTCAACGGGACCGTCTGTCGTGGACTGGCCGTTCGGTTCGACCCGTTCGGCTCCTTCGACGAACTCTCCCCCGGCCCGTCCGGCCTGCGGGTACGTGGCTGGGCCATCGACCCGGACACCGCCGTGCCGGTGACCGTGCAGATCCGGGTGAACGGCCGGCTGTACGACGCGCCGGTCGCCTCCCTGACCCGTACCGACGTGGCCGCCAGCTACCCCGCCTACGGCGGGGACCACGGTTTCGACCTGCTGGTGCCGGCCGCCCGGGGCGATCACACGGTCTGCGTGACCGCGCTCAACGTCGGCGCGGGAACGGCCACCGCCCTGCCCTGCCGGACGGTCACCCAGGGCGGCGCTCCGGTGATCGACCACTTCCTGGTCCGCGCCCCCGACTACCCGACGCCCCGGATGGAGGTCGACGTCCGGGTGGGTACCCGGGACGCCACCCAGGTCAGCGTCTGGCGCGGCCCGACGCCGAACGGCCCGTGGACCGACTGGCCCACCCCGCACAGCACCTGGACCAACCCCGCCGGGTACTGGGAGATGGACCTGACGGTGAACTGGGGCACCACCTACTGCTACCTCGCCACCGCGTACAACGCGTACGGCTCGCACACCCCGCCGGCGGTCTGCGCGACCACCTGGGCCGGGGCGTACCCACAGCCGGCCAGGGTCGGGGTGACCGGCGTCTCGGACACTTCGATGATGCTGAGCTGGGACGACGTCGCGATGGGCGAGACCGAGTGGCGGCTGGTCCGGTCCGGGGTGCCGGACGTGGTGCTCGCCGGCACGCCGGGCACCGGACGGATGAGTCACCTGGTCACCGGGTTGCAGCCGGGCACCCAGTACTGCTTCCTGCTGGGGGCCCGCTCGCCGGGCTGGGCGGCCAACCCGTACTTCTTCTGCCAGTGGACCGCGAAGGCGGCGGCCGACCCGACCACGCTGCAGGGCGTGGCGACCATGAACCTGTGGAACTGCGACCCGCGCGGGCGGGGTGGCACGGTGTGGATGACCGACGCCTACGGCCGGTGGGTCCGTCAGGGCGCGCTGCCGAACAGCCTGGTGGCGGGGGCCTGCGGCCCGGCGACCAGTGCACCGGCGGCCCGGGTGACCCTGCCCGGCGGGCGGACCACCACGGTGGCCGTGGTGGTGGTCGACGGCCGGTACTGCCTCGCCGACGACCCGTACGACGCCAACTGCCGGATCTGGCAGACGCCACCCACGCCCGGTGACCCGAAGGGCATCACCGAGAACCGGCTCCTGCTGGGTTGA
- a CDS encoding non-ribosomal peptide synthetase encodes MTWDPTPDGSTALGIVHGRAGPNTDRTTVTEDLGADRTARLHTMGTRTGTPPDIVLAALWALLLTEYTGDLAVTFGYGDQDLHVTVDPDDTFAALVHAVTRAATVTRASSTGPTGSAVATGSAGSAVAGRSDDGRGTGRGTALAVGSDGAGPLPATVTVRIGTTGAGRASATFDRAAVSATAVSRLLAHLGQLLDHLADAAPDTPVGRLTCLSVTELDTLLHRWNATSGPTPGVSILDLVDEQARRRPAAVAVLDPDRTLSYAELLDAASRFGTRLTLLGVRRGDLVPLAVDRGVDAVVAMLGVLTVGAAFVPVEESWPDARMARVLGELAAPVLVTGSRQLARSVAVAAGQPRPPAVLHLAAVPARWPAGTRTSGLTLIDAATAPPVPPTPRVEPVGGDLAYVLFTSGSTGVPKGVAVGHSPVVNLLTWVNETFSVCPDDQVLLVTPLGFDLSVYSVLGPLAAGGSVRVATHDELADPARLLEIIDTEPVTVWNSAPAALAQVEPYLPAGVVPGADLRLVLLSGDWIPVGQPDTVREAFPKAEVVALGGPTETTVWSNYHRVGDVDPAWASIPYGWPIRNVRRYVLDDRLRPVPVGVPGQLYVGGACLAHGYHGDPELTRRRFLPDPFVGVPGARMYATGDRVRLWDDGTMEFLGRVDNQVKIRGHRIELSEIEAVLQSHPQVHRAVAHLHRAAGGPSIVGYVVPVPGARPDPAALLAALGQQLPGYMLPGAILLLDRLPTTANGKVDRGALPAPPGPDPATPPRPALPAGGAALSSGAAALSSGGAVLPSGGAAGRPVGATAATVWRKVLGAAEIRDEHTFAGLGGHSLAAAQATAQLSRLLHTPVPLRLILTAATFGDYVARVEALVAEHPAP; translated from the coding sequence ATGACCTGGGATCCCACACCCGATGGATCCACCGCACTGGGAATCGTCCACGGCCGGGCCGGGCCGAACACCGACCGGACCACCGTGACCGAGGATCTCGGCGCGGACCGGACGGCCCGCCTGCACACGATGGGCACCCGGACCGGGACACCGCCCGACATCGTCCTGGCGGCCCTGTGGGCCCTGCTGCTCACCGAGTACACCGGCGATCTCGCGGTGACGTTCGGGTACGGCGATCAGGATCTGCACGTGACGGTCGACCCGGACGACACCTTCGCCGCGCTGGTACACGCCGTCACCCGCGCCGCGACCGTCACCCGCGCAAGCTCTACCGGGCCTACCGGCTCCGCCGTGGCTACCGGGTCGGCCGGTTCCGCCGTGGCCGGGAGGTCCGACGACGGGCGGGGCACCGGGCGGGGCACGGCGCTCGCCGTCGGGTCGGACGGTGCCGGGCCGCTGCCGGCGACCGTGACGGTCCGGATCGGGACCACCGGTGCGGGCCGGGCCAGCGCCACCTTCGACCGTGCCGCAGTTTCCGCCACCGCCGTCAGCCGGCTGTTGGCGCACCTCGGTCAGCTCCTCGACCACCTGGCCGACGCCGCCCCGGACACCCCGGTCGGGCGGCTGACCTGCCTGTCCGTCACCGAACTCGACACCCTGCTGCACCGGTGGAACGCGACGTCGGGCCCGACCCCGGGCGTCAGCATCCTGGACCTCGTCGACGAGCAGGCCCGGCGTCGGCCGGCTGCGGTCGCCGTACTCGACCCGGACCGGACACTGTCCTACGCCGAACTGCTGGACGCGGCCAGCCGGTTCGGCACCCGACTGACCCTGCTCGGCGTCCGGCGTGGTGACCTGGTGCCGCTCGCGGTGGACCGGGGCGTCGACGCGGTCGTCGCCATGCTGGGGGTGCTCACGGTCGGCGCGGCGTTCGTACCGGTCGAGGAGTCCTGGCCGGACGCACGGATGGCGCGGGTGCTCGGCGAACTGGCCGCGCCCGTGCTGGTCACCGGGAGCCGCCAGCTCGCCCGCTCGGTCGCCGTCGCGGCCGGGCAGCCCCGACCGCCGGCCGTGCTGCACCTCGCCGCCGTGCCGGCCCGCTGGCCGGCCGGAACCCGGACCAGCGGGCTCACCCTGATCGACGCGGCCACCGCCCCGCCGGTGCCGCCGACGCCCCGGGTGGAGCCGGTCGGCGGGGACCTCGCCTACGTCCTCTTCACCTCCGGATCCACCGGCGTCCCGAAGGGCGTCGCGGTCGGGCACAGCCCGGTGGTCAACCTGCTGACCTGGGTCAACGAGACGTTCTCGGTATGCCCGGACGACCAGGTGCTGCTGGTCACCCCGCTGGGCTTCGACCTGTCCGTCTACAGTGTGCTCGGCCCGCTGGCCGCCGGGGGCAGCGTCCGGGTGGCGACCCACGACGAACTGGCCGACCCGGCCCGGCTCCTCGAGATCATCGACACCGAGCCGGTCACCGTGTGGAACTCCGCGCCCGCCGCCCTGGCCCAGGTGGAGCCGTACCTCCCCGCTGGCGTGGTGCCGGGCGCGGACCTGCGACTGGTGCTGCTCAGCGGCGACTGGATCCCGGTCGGTCAACCGGACACGGTCCGCGAGGCGTTCCCCAAGGCGGAGGTCGTCGCGCTGGGCGGGCCCACCGAGACCACCGTGTGGAGCAACTACCACCGGGTCGGCGACGTGGACCCGGCCTGGGCCAGCATCCCGTACGGCTGGCCCATCCGGAACGTGCGCCGGTACGTGCTCGACGACCGGCTCCGCCCGGTGCCGGTCGGGGTGCCCGGTCAGCTGTACGTCGGTGGGGCCTGCCTGGCCCACGGGTACCACGGCGATCCGGAGCTGACCCGCCGCCGGTTCCTGCCGGACCCGTTCGTCGGGGTTCCCGGCGCGCGCATGTACGCCACCGGGGACCGGGTCCGGCTGTGGGACGACGGCACCATGGAGTTCCTGGGCCGGGTGGACAACCAGGTCAAGATCCGGGGACACCGGATCGAGTTGAGCGAGATCGAGGCGGTGTTGCAGAGCCACCCGCAGGTGCACCGGGCCGTCGCCCACCTGCACCGGGCGGCGGGCGGGCCGTCGATCGTCGGGTACGTCGTGCCGGTGCCGGGTGCCCGGCCCGACCCCGCAGCGCTGCTGGCCGCCCTCGGCCAGCAACTGCCCGGGTACATGCTGCCGGGCGCGATCCTCCTGTTGGACCGGCTGCCGACCACCGCGAACGGCAAGGTCGACCGAGGTGCGCTGCCCGCGCCCCCCGGTCCCGACCCGGCCACCCCGCCCCGGCCCGCCCTGCCGGCCGGTGGTGCCGCCCTGTCGTCCGGTGCTGCCGCCCTGTCGTCCGGTGGTGCCGTCCTGCCGTCCGGTGGTGCTGCCGGCCGGCCGGTGGGGGCCACCGCCGCCACGGTCTGGCGGAAGGTCCTCGGCGCGGCCGAGATCCGGGACGAGCACACCTTCGCCGGGCTGGGCGGCCATTCGCTCGCCGCCGCCCAGGCCACCGCGCAGCTCAGCAGGTTGCTGCACACCCCGGTCCCGCTGCGCCTGATCCTGACCGCCGCGACGTTCGGCGACTACGTCGCCCGGGTGGAGGCCCTCGTCGCGGAGCATCCGGCGCCGTGA
- a CDS encoding pectate lyase produces the protein MRRPGTLRVQAALATTAIGAMVGVALQIPEASAATGGVTGYATQNGGTTGGAGGQTVRATTGTAIHTALCTRASSSTPITIEVEGTINHGNTAKVSGNSCNTADGVIELKQISNVTIIGVGGGAVFDQLGIHIRDSSNIIIRNVTVRNVKKSGSPTSNGGDAIGMESTVRNVWVDHVTLEASGGESEGYDGLFDMKDNVQYVTLSYSILRNSGRGGLVGSSESDTSNGYITYHNNLYENIDSRTPLLRGGIAHIYNNHYVSLNESGINSRAGARARVENNYFKNSKDVLGTFYTNERGYWQASGNILDNVTWSSQGSENYPAGPGMPSNTTVSIPYSYRADGASCVPSIVSQTAGANKGLRVSDGNCTPQTPSPTPTNPTPSPTNPTPTPTNPTPTPTTPPSGTNLSIGAGSDGSSKASGTSYGNVLDGNLSTYWSPSGSTGRISIKWGSAKTVSKINIRQASGGGTIASWRVVNNDNGAVLASGSGSVGVVSFSPTSLTKINFEITGASGAPRIAEFETYAG, from the coding sequence ATGAGACGACCAGGCACACTGCGAGTCCAGGCGGCGCTGGCCACGACGGCCATCGGAGCCATGGTCGGTGTGGCGCTACAGATCCCCGAGGCGTCGGCGGCGACCGGTGGCGTCACCGGGTACGCGACCCAGAACGGTGGCACCACCGGCGGCGCGGGCGGGCAGACGGTGCGCGCCACCACGGGGACCGCGATCCACACGGCCCTGTGCACCCGGGCCAGCAGCAGCACCCCGATCACCATCGAGGTCGAGGGGACCATCAACCACGGCAACACCGCCAAGGTGTCGGGCAACAGCTGCAACACCGCCGACGGCGTGATCGAACTCAAGCAGATCAGCAACGTCACGATCATCGGGGTCGGCGGTGGAGCGGTCTTCGACCAGCTGGGCATCCACATCCGGGACTCCAGCAACATCATCATCCGGAACGTGACCGTCCGGAACGTCAAGAAGTCGGGCTCGCCCACCTCCAACGGTGGTGACGCCATCGGCATGGAGAGCACCGTCCGCAACGTCTGGGTGGACCACGTCACCCTGGAGGCGTCCGGCGGGGAGTCGGAGGGCTACGACGGTCTCTTCGACATGAAGGACAACGTCCAGTACGTCACCCTGTCCTACAGCATCCTGCGCAACTCCGGGCGGGGCGGCCTGGTCGGCTCCAGCGAGAGCGACACCTCGAACGGCTACATCACCTACCACAACAACCTGTACGAGAACATCGACTCCCGGACGCCCCTGCTGCGCGGCGGCATCGCGCACATCTACAACAACCACTACGTGAGCCTGAACGAGTCCGGCATCAACTCCCGGGCCGGGGCGCGCGCCCGGGTGGAGAACAACTACTTCAAGAACTCCAAGGACGTGCTGGGCACGTTCTACACCAACGAGCGTGGCTACTGGCAGGCCAGCGGCAACATCCTCGACAACGTGACCTGGTCGAGCCAGGGCAGCGAGAACTACCCCGCCGGTCCGGGCATGCCGTCCAACACCACCGTGAGCATCCCGTACTCCTACCGCGCCGACGGTGCCAGCTGCGTGCCGAGCATCGTCAGCCAGACGGCGGGCGCGAACAAGGGCCTGCGGGTGTCGGACGGCAACTGCACGCCGCAGACGCCCAGCCCGACGCCGACCAACCCGACGCCCTCGCCGACCAACCCGACCCCGACGCCGACCAACCCCACGCCGACGCCGACGACCCCGCCGAGCGGTACCAACCTGAGCATCGGGGCCGGTTCCGACGGTTCCAGCAAGGCCAGCGGAACCAGCTACGGCAACGTCCTCGACGGCAACCTGAGCACCTACTGGTCCCCGAGCGGCTCGACCGGCCGCATCTCGATCAAGTGGGGCTCGGCCAAGACGGTATCCAAGATCAACATTCGGCAGGCGTCCGGTGGCGGGACCATCGCGTCCTGGCGGGTCGTCAACAACGACAACGGTGCCGTACTGGCCAGCGGCAGCGGGTCGGTCGGCGTCGTGTCCTTCTCCCCGACCTCGCTGACGAAGATCAACTTTGAGATCACCGGCGCGTCCGGCGCGCCACGGATCGCCGAGTTCGAGACGTACGCCGGATAG